A genomic stretch from Kribbella amoyensis includes:
- a CDS encoding metallophosphoesterase family protein gives MGLERIALISDVHGNLTALEAVLADIGQRGITRIFNLGDYVGKGPRGQAVVDRCRDVCEVNILGNWDDFLPDPEREYDSEGLRWWQAEIREEQGKWLRDLPFCHDFVLSGRRIRLFHASATTVHRRVRFDHDEAEFLGMFANTPATGDGPIPDVVGYGDTHDAFYEVDLERRTLFNTGSVGNSMGDPTPVYTILEGVPDSLDPAPFSIQFVRVPYDVEAELEVARELGMPEYAGYELELRDGIYRGNLAPGESPSYHRRSPTPAST, from the coding sequence ATGGGGCTGGAGCGGATCGCACTGATTTCTGACGTCCACGGGAACCTGACCGCTCTGGAGGCGGTGCTGGCCGACATCGGGCAGCGGGGCATCACCCGGATCTTCAATCTCGGCGACTACGTCGGGAAGGGGCCGCGCGGCCAGGCGGTGGTCGACCGGTGCCGGGACGTCTGCGAGGTGAACATCCTCGGGAACTGGGACGACTTCCTGCCCGACCCGGAGCGCGAGTACGACAGCGAGGGCCTGCGCTGGTGGCAGGCCGAAATCCGCGAGGAGCAGGGGAAGTGGTTGCGCGATCTCCCGTTCTGCCACGACTTCGTCCTCAGCGGTCGGCGGATCCGGCTCTTCCACGCCTCCGCGACGACGGTCCATCGGCGGGTCCGGTTCGACCACGACGAGGCGGAGTTCCTCGGCATGTTCGCGAACACCCCGGCGACCGGCGACGGCCCGATCCCGGACGTCGTCGGGTACGGCGACACCCACGACGCGTTCTACGAGGTCGACCTCGAACGGCGGACCCTCTTCAACACCGGCAGCGTCGGCAACAGCATGGGCGATCCCACTCCCGTGTACACGATCCTCGAAGGCGTCCCGGACTCCCTGGACCCGGCCCCGTTCTCGATCCAGTTCGTCCGCGTCCCGTACGACGTGGAGGCCGAGCTCGAGGTGGCCCGCGAGCTCGGCATGCCCGAGTACGCCGGGTACGAGCTCGAACTGCGCGACGGCATCTACCGCGGCAACCTGGCCCCCGGTGAGTCTCCGTCGTACCACCGCCGCAGCCCGACCCCCGCGAGCACCTGA
- a CDS encoding GNAT family N-acetyltransferase translates to MTTLADILRGIEHGVFPAPDLAVEVVPAPSERDSCVIGLTGHIVVAADVDPAWVTQQLPPGDLSAPLNPPFLRALEERTGRQVNAIDAMLLAPALTDPAERSAAVACLVELTDHDDHPRVRRAWQYREQVRVYGDGSSGGLVLTGVGLAGRLECALEVPDEARGRGAGRRLARAARALIPTDAHIWAQVTPGNAASLRTFLAAGYRPIGSEALLTF, encoded by the coding sequence ATGACAACTCTGGCTGACATTCTGCGCGGCATCGAGCACGGCGTCTTCCCGGCCCCGGATCTGGCCGTCGAGGTCGTCCCGGCACCGTCCGAGCGGGACAGCTGCGTGATCGGGCTGACCGGTCACATCGTCGTCGCCGCCGACGTGGATCCCGCGTGGGTGACGCAGCAGTTGCCGCCGGGCGACCTGTCCGCGCCGCTCAACCCGCCGTTCCTGCGCGCGCTCGAAGAACGTACGGGTCGCCAGGTGAACGCGATCGACGCCATGCTCCTCGCCCCGGCCCTCACCGACCCGGCCGAACGCTCCGCCGCCGTCGCGTGTCTGGTCGAGCTCACTGACCACGACGACCACCCCCGCGTGCGCCGAGCCTGGCAGTATCGCGAACAGGTCCGGGTGTACGGCGACGGGTCGTCGGGCGGGCTCGTCCTGACCGGTGTCGGTCTCGCGGGTCGGCTGGAGTGCGCACTCGAAGTACCGGACGAGGCGCGCGGCCGTGGCGCCGGGCGGCGGCTGGCCCGCGCGGCCCGGGCGCTGATTCCCACGGATGCGCACATCTGGGCCCAGGTCACCCCGGGTAACGCCGCCTCCCTGCGCACCTTCCTCGCCGCCGGCTACCGACCGATCGGCTCGGAGGCCCTCCTCACCTTCTGA
- a CDS encoding hydroxymethylglutaryl-CoA lyase yields the protein MRKPQRVPAEGLPDRVTIYEVGPRDGLQNEAAIVDVAVKAEFVHRLAEAGLTTIETTSFVHPKWVPQLADAAELLTALDLPSTVRAPVLVPNERGLDRALEAGVREIAIFASATETFAKKNLNSTLDDQFTMFAPTIRRALDAGLAVRGYVSMCYGDPWEGDVDLDQVVRVGARLAELGCHELSLGDTIGVATPGQVIDLIGALGQAGVGTEVLAVHFHDTYGQALANTLTALREGVTTVDSSAGGLGGCPYAESATGNLATEDLVWQLDGLGIETGVDLAKLVATSVWMAEQLGKPSASRVVQALAG from the coding sequence GTGCGCAAGCCGCAACGGGTACCCGCCGAAGGGCTGCCGGACCGCGTCACGATCTACGAGGTCGGACCGCGCGACGGGTTGCAGAACGAGGCCGCGATCGTCGACGTCGCGGTGAAGGCCGAGTTCGTCCACCGGCTCGCCGAGGCCGGGCTGACCACGATCGAGACGACCAGCTTCGTCCATCCGAAGTGGGTCCCGCAGCTCGCCGACGCCGCCGAACTACTCACCGCGCTGGACCTGCCGAGTACCGTCCGGGCGCCCGTCCTGGTCCCGAACGAACGCGGCCTCGACCGCGCCCTCGAGGCCGGCGTCCGGGAGATCGCGATCTTCGCCAGCGCGACCGAGACGTTCGCCAAGAAGAATCTCAACTCCACCCTCGACGACCAGTTCACGATGTTCGCGCCGACGATCCGCCGCGCCCTGGACGCCGGGCTGGCGGTCCGCGGGTACGTGTCGATGTGTTACGGCGATCCCTGGGAAGGTGACGTCGACCTCGACCAGGTGGTCCGCGTCGGCGCCCGGCTGGCCGAGCTCGGCTGCCACGAACTCTCCCTCGGCGACACCATCGGCGTCGCCACCCCGGGCCAGGTGATCGACCTGATCGGCGCCCTCGGCCAAGCCGGCGTCGGCACCGAGGTCCTCGCGGTGCACTTCCACGACACCTACGGCCAGGCGCTCGCGAACACGCTGACCGCGCTGCGCGAAGGGGTCACCACGGTCGACAGCTCCGCGGGTGGCCTCGGCGGGTGCCCGTACGCCGAATCCGCCACCGGCAACCTGGCCACCGAGGACCTGGTCTGGCAGCTCGACGGCCTCGGCATCGAGACCGGCGTCGACCTGGCCAAGCTCGTCGCCACCAGCGTCTGGATGGCCGAGCAGCTCGGCAAACCCTCCGCCAGCCGCGTCGTCCAAGCCCTGGCCGGCTGA
- a CDS encoding EcsC family protein, whose protein sequence is MAGLTRIVASSLAPAAQRFAPTAAAGVLRQVLEVAIDGYQRFPGAERVAERCLEKAGGDPQLAIDGVTDQHIRLAGLQGFLTGIGGLVTLPVALPANLTGLAIVQARMVAAIAHLRGYDLGDPRVRTAVITCLLGEDGVQDRLKKSSLPTSPLAIATAPVFDPELDRLVAAEVVTELMARIGGKRMALTVTRRLPFLGGAVGAGVDSWSTYRVGEYAEESLVRRIRRPIEP, encoded by the coding sequence GTGGCCGGACTGACCAGAATCGTCGCCAGCAGTCTGGCGCCCGCCGCCCAGCGGTTCGCCCCGACCGCCGCCGCCGGAGTCCTGCGGCAGGTGCTCGAGGTCGCGATCGACGGGTACCAGCGGTTCCCCGGCGCCGAGCGGGTGGCCGAGCGGTGCCTGGAGAAGGCGGGCGGCGACCCGCAGCTCGCGATCGACGGCGTGACCGACCAGCACATCCGGCTGGCCGGCCTGCAGGGTTTCCTCACCGGGATCGGCGGCCTCGTCACGCTGCCGGTGGCCCTCCCGGCGAACCTCACCGGACTGGCCATCGTGCAGGCGCGGATGGTCGCGGCGATCGCCCACCTGCGCGGGTACGACCTGGGCGACCCGCGGGTGCGGACCGCGGTGATCACCTGTCTGCTCGGCGAGGACGGCGTGCAGGACCGGCTGAAGAAGTCGAGCCTGCCGACGTCGCCGCTGGCGATCGCGACCGCGCCGGTCTTCGATCCTGAGCTGGACCGGCTGGTGGCGGCCGAGGTGGTGACCGAGCTGATGGCCCGGATCGGCGGCAAGCGGATGGCCCTCACGGTGACCCGGCGGCTGCCGTTCCTCGGCGGCGCGGTCGGCGCCGGCGTGGACAGCTGGTCGACGTACCGCGTCGGCGAGTACGCCGAGGAGAGCCTGGTCCGCCGGATCCGCCGCCCGATCGAGCCTTAG
- the aat gene encoding leucyl/phenylalanyl-tRNA--protein transferase, with translation MPVEPPASVWDFPPVAVAGASDVVAAGADLEPGTVLAAYRRGLFPMPDSHGPLLWWSPVDRGVIDVAGFAPSRSLRRARNRFEIRVNTAFDQVIRACADPRRPGSWIDGDIIAAYTRLHRMGWVHSVEAWDGDELAGGLYGVAIGGLFAGESMFHHRTDGSKAAVAGLVELLDDKYAADRVFDIQWVTDHLATLGAVAIPRDVYVRRVDRALELPLPDAFS, from the coding sequence GTGCCTGTCGAACCACCCGCCTCCGTGTGGGACTTCCCGCCGGTCGCGGTCGCCGGAGCCAGCGACGTGGTCGCCGCCGGCGCCGATCTCGAACCAGGCACCGTGCTCGCGGCGTACCGGCGGGGGTTGTTCCCGATGCCCGACAGTCACGGCCCGTTGCTGTGGTGGTCACCGGTGGATCGCGGGGTCATCGACGTGGCCGGGTTCGCGCCGTCACGGTCGCTCCGGCGGGCCCGGAACCGCTTCGAGATCCGGGTCAACACCGCGTTCGACCAGGTGATCCGCGCCTGCGCCGATCCGCGCCGGCCGGGTTCGTGGATCGACGGCGACATCATCGCGGCGTACACCCGGCTGCACCGGATGGGCTGGGTGCACTCGGTGGAGGCGTGGGACGGCGACGAGCTGGCCGGTGGCCTGTACGGGGTGGCGATCGGCGGGCTGTTCGCGGGCGAGTCGATGTTCCATCACCGGACCGACGGGTCGAAGGCGGCCGTCGCCGGGCTGGTCGAGCTGCTCGACGACAAGTACGCGGCCGACCGGGTGTTCGACATCCAGTGGGTCACCGACCACCTGGCCACCCTCGGCGCGGTCGCGATCCCGCGGGACGTGTACGTCCGCCGGGTCGATCGCGCTCTCGAGCTCCCGCTCCCGGACGCGTTCAGCTGA
- a CDS encoding TetR/AcrR family transcriptional regulator — MNAGRTARDRARAELTREIKDTARRQLATDGAERLSLRAVSRELGMVSSALYRYFPSRDELLTALIIDAYDALGEAAEKAAATEDEPLTAWLAVCRAVRGWAKANPHEYALIYGSPVAGYRAPQSTVQPASRVPVALLGILERAQESGLLRVPDDAVEPDGVLVEQVAVLAELAPGVPGKVLLRTGIAWTQLFGLISFELFGQLVGSFDPADAFFETAIGQQARSLGLS, encoded by the coding sequence ATGAACGCCGGCCGCACCGCACGTGACAGGGCCCGGGCCGAACTCACCCGGGAGATCAAGGACACCGCCCGCCGCCAGCTCGCCACCGACGGCGCCGAGCGGCTCTCGCTCCGCGCGGTCTCCCGCGAGCTCGGCATGGTCTCGTCCGCGCTCTACCGGTACTTCCCCAGCCGCGACGAGCTGCTGACCGCGCTCATCATCGACGCGTACGACGCGCTCGGCGAGGCCGCGGAGAAGGCTGCCGCGACCGAGGACGAACCGCTGACCGCCTGGCTCGCGGTGTGCCGCGCGGTTCGCGGCTGGGCGAAGGCGAACCCACACGAGTACGCGCTCATCTACGGCTCACCCGTCGCGGGGTACAGGGCTCCGCAGAGCACGGTGCAACCGGCGTCCCGGGTACCGGTCGCCCTGCTGGGGATCCTCGAACGTGCCCAGGAGTCCGGCTTACTGCGGGTCCCGGACGATGCCGTGGAGCCGGACGGCGTCCTGGTCGAGCAGGTCGCCGTACTGGCCGAGTTGGCGCCGGGTGTCCCGGGGAAGGTGCTGCTGCGGACGGGGATCGCGTGGACGCAGCTGTTCGGGTTGATCAGCTTCGAGTTGTTCGGCCAGCTGGTCGGGAGTTTCGATCCGGCGGACGCGTTCTTCGAGACCGCGATCGGCCAGCAGGCCCGGTCCCTCGGACTCAGCTGA
- a CDS encoding nitroreductase family deazaflavin-dependent oxidoreductase encodes MQQQYDNKRLVTAGHRSMLVFNRVVAALTKLGISLMGSRVLSVRGRKSGDWRSTPVNLLVLDGQRYLVSPRGHTQWVRNARVNPEVRLQLGRRTETVRLVELADTDKPDVLRMYLKKWAWEVGAFFSGDVDAKSSTETLRQVAPGVPAFRIDAA; translated from the coding sequence ATGCAGCAGCAGTACGACAACAAGCGCCTCGTCACCGCCGGCCACCGCAGCATGCTGGTGTTCAACCGGGTGGTCGCCGCTCTCACCAAGCTCGGGATCAGCCTGATGGGCAGCAGGGTGCTGTCCGTCCGCGGCCGCAAGAGCGGCGACTGGCGCAGTACGCCGGTGAACCTGCTGGTCCTGGACGGCCAGCGGTACCTGGTCTCCCCGCGCGGTCACACCCAGTGGGTCCGCAACGCCCGGGTGAACCCCGAGGTCCGGCTCCAGCTCGGCCGGCGCACCGAGACCGTCCGGCTGGTCGAGCTGGCCGACACGGACAAGCCCGACGTCCTGCGGATGTACCTGAAGAAGTGGGCCTGGGAGGTCGGCGCCTTCTTCAGCGGCGACGTGGACGCCAAGTCCTCCACCGAAACGCTGCGCCAGGTCGCGCCGGGCGTGCCCGCCTTCCGGATCGACGCGGCATGA
- a CDS encoding adenosine deaminase: protein MISPEQLNAAPKVLLHDHLDGGLRPATVLELAGEIGHRLPRTDAGELGEWFVESADSGSLERYLETFDHTVAVMQTAEAITRVASECVQDLAADGVVYAEVRYAPEQHLTGGLTLEQVVDAVRAGFEHGMAQAERPIVARQLLTAMRHKARSMEIAELAVAYRDAGVVGFDIAGAEAGYPPTRHLDAFEYLQRENAHFTIHAGEAFGLPSIWQAIQWCGADRLGHGVRIIDDIGYDPATPDGPFELGRLAAYVRDRRIPLEMCPSSNLQTGAAESIAQHPIGLLAKLRFRVTVNTDNRLMSGTSMSRELALLAEAFDYDLTDFRWFAINAMKSAFLPFDERLAIIDDVIKPWYRQNI, encoded by the coding sequence ATGATCAGCCCCGAACAGTTGAACGCCGCCCCCAAGGTCCTCCTGCACGACCACCTGGACGGCGGGCTGCGACCGGCGACGGTGCTGGAGCTGGCCGGCGAGATCGGCCACCGGCTGCCGCGGACCGACGCGGGCGAGCTCGGCGAGTGGTTCGTCGAGTCGGCCGACTCGGGCTCCCTGGAGCGGTACCTGGAGACCTTCGACCACACGGTCGCGGTGATGCAGACCGCGGAAGCGATCACCCGGGTCGCGAGCGAGTGCGTCCAGGACCTGGCCGCGGACGGCGTCGTCTATGCGGAGGTCCGGTACGCGCCCGAGCAGCACCTGACCGGCGGGCTGACGCTGGAGCAGGTGGTCGACGCGGTCCGGGCCGGGTTCGAGCACGGGATGGCGCAGGCGGAGCGGCCGATCGTCGCTCGCCAGCTGCTCACCGCGATGCGGCACAAGGCCCGCTCGATGGAGATCGCCGAGCTCGCCGTCGCGTACCGGGACGCGGGCGTGGTCGGGTTCGACATCGCCGGCGCCGAGGCCGGGTACCCGCCCACCCGGCACCTGGACGCGTTCGAGTACCTGCAGCGGGAGAACGCGCACTTCACCATTCACGCCGGCGAGGCGTTCGGGTTGCCGTCGATCTGGCAGGCGATCCAGTGGTGCGGCGCCGACCGGCTCGGCCACGGGGTCCGGATCATCGACGACATCGGTTACGACCCGGCCACCCCCGACGGGCCGTTCGAGCTAGGCCGGCTGGCGGCGTACGTGCGGGACCGGCGGATCCCGCTGGAGATGTGCCCGAGCAGCAACCTGCAGACCGGGGCCGCCGAGTCGATCGCGCAGCACCCGATCGGCCTGCTCGCCAAGCTCCGGTTCCGGGTCACCGTGAACACCGACAACCGGCTGATGAGCGGGACGTCGATGAGCCGCGAGCTGGCCCTGCTGGCCGAGGCGTTCGACTACGACCTGACCGACTTCCGCTGGTTCGCGATCAACGCGATGAAGTCCGCGTTCCTGCCGTTCGACGAGCGGCTGGCGATCATCGACGACGTGATCAAACCCTGGTACCGGCAGAACATCTGA